One Salmo trutta chromosome 12, fSalTru1.1, whole genome shotgun sequence genomic region harbors:
- the LOC115204766 gene encoding snaclec stejaggregin-B subunit beta-1-like, which yields MEGQLLLLLKKVRKEDVTNQETYEEGKLGEYHYVSEEKTWSEAQQYCHEHYTDLAFISNQEEVQSKIEAAQTDHVWTGLIFLAREWLWVNRDHLEYQAWTSRKLPHCPAQYLHCGTLTRDEEHWGTRNCEERMNFLCYRA from the exons atggaggggCAGCTCCTCTTGCTGCTCA AGAAGGTGAGGAAAGAGGATGTGACCAATCAGGAAACCTATGAGGAAGGTAAACTCGGAGAATATCACTATGTGTCTGAAGAGAAGACCTGGTCAGAGGCTCAGCAGTACTGTCATGAGCACTACACTGATCTGGCCTTCATCAGCAACCAGGAAGAA GTCCAGAGCAAGATAGAGGCCGCCCAGACCGACCATGTGTGGACGGGTCTGATCTTCCTGGCCAGAGAATGgctgtgggtgaacagggaccaCCTGGAGTACCAGGCCTGGACCAGCAGGAAGCTGCCCCACTGCCCCGCCCAATACCTCCACTGTGGGACCCTGACCAGAGATGAAGAGCACTGGGGAACCAGGAACTGTGAGGAGAGGATGAACTTCCTCTGCTACAGAGCGTGA
- the LOC115203391 gene encoding guanosine-3',5'-bis(diphosphate) 3'-pyrophosphohydrolase MESH1, whose translation MSSESVILLETVNFAAEKHRYQRRKDAEQTPYINHPIGVARILSHEGGITDIEVLQAALLHDTVEDTDTSIGELQAIFGQTVARIVQEVTDDKALSKQERKRQQVEHAPHASQQAKLVKLADKLYNLRDLNRCTPTGWSAERVQEYFVWSAQVVRGLRGTNRALERHLEELFKQRGVEL comes from the exons ATGAGTTCAGAATCGGTCATTCTGTTGGAGACTGTCAACTTCGCTGCTGAAAAGCACCGCTATCAACGACGTAAAGACGCGGAACAAACACCATATATCAACCACCCAATAG GCGTGGCAAGGATCCTGAGCCATGAAGGTGGGATCACAGACATTGAAGTTTTGCAA GCAGCTTTGCTCCATGACACAGTGGAGGACACTGACACCAGCATAGGAGAGCTACAGGCCATCTTTGGGCAAACGGTGGCTCGAATCGTTCAGGAAGTGACAGATGACAAGGCGCTATCCAAGCAGGAGAGGAAACGGCAGCAGGTGGAGCATGCACCTCATGCCAGCCAGCAGGCCAAACTGGTCAAACTGGCTGACAAACTATACAACCTGAGGGACCTGAACCGCTGCACTCCCACAG GTTGGTCGGCAGAGCGTGTTCAGGAGTACTTTGTGTGGTCAGCCCAGGTAGTGAGAGGACTGAGGGGGACCAACCGAGCACTGGAGAGACACCTAGAGGAGCTCTTCAAGCAGAGGGGGGTTGAGCTTTGA